A window of Coprothermobacter sp. contains these coding sequences:
- a CDS encoding FAD-dependent oxidoreductase has protein sequence MRSSYDCVIVGGGISGLAIAYELAKRGYKDVAVLEECYLGSGSTGRCGSGIRAQFTGPDQIVLLREAEEMWAHMSDELGYDIHFKACGYLFLWDTPELVEKAKHNVVLQNKYGVMSRMVDRQEAKEICPSLNTESFLAGQWYDKDGMAFPFDTVTGYAQAARRLGVDILTTTGVVAIDGTAAHTFTVHTTQGNIETKNVVNAAGPGSKAIAAMLGVDLPYRLDKHQIMATEPLEQFLGPMLVKNSLYYLQTHRGNVVGGTDTGDKNATDLDSTFEFLTKFASEATEIVPRLAGVKLMRQWAGYYVSSPDAHPVLGPVDEAPGFFQANGYSGHGFMMGPIVGRLLAEYVADGKPSIDIEHYNFRRFARGELLTEKAVIG, from the coding sequence ATGAGGAGTAGCTACGATTGTGTCATTGTCGGCGGCGGCATCTCAGGGCTGGCCATCGCCTACGAACTAGCCAAGAGGGGCTACAAGGATGTCGCGGTCCTGGAAGAGTGTTATCTGGGCAGTGGTTCTACCGGCCGGTGTGGCTCGGGTATCCGCGCCCAGTTCACGGGCCCCGACCAGATTGTCCTGCTTCGGGAAGCCGAGGAGATGTGGGCGCACATGTCCGACGAGCTGGGGTACGACATCCACTTCAAGGCGTGCGGGTACCTGTTCCTGTGGGATACGCCCGAACTGGTGGAGAAGGCGAAGCACAACGTCGTACTCCAGAACAAGTACGGCGTTATGAGCCGCATGGTCGACCGCCAGGAGGCGAAGGAGATCTGTCCGTCGCTCAACACCGAGTCCTTTCTTGCCGGCCAGTGGTATGACAAGGATGGCATGGCATTCCCGTTTGACACAGTCACCGGCTACGCGCAAGCGGCGCGGCGCCTGGGGGTGGACATCCTGACGACGACCGGCGTTGTTGCCATCGATGGCACTGCAGCCCACACGTTCACCGTACATACGACGCAGGGCAACATCGAAACGAAGAACGTCGTCAACGCTGCCGGACCGGGGTCAAAGGCTATCGCCGCCATGCTGGGCGTCGACCTGCCCTACCGCCTTGACAAGCACCAGATCATGGCGACCGAGCCTCTCGAGCAGTTTCTGGGCCCCATGCTGGTCAAGAACTCACTCTATTACCTGCAAACGCACCGAGGCAACGTCGTGGGCGGTACTGACACCGGTGACAAGAATGCAACGGATCTTGACTCCACGTTCGAGTTCCTGACCAAGTTTGCCAGTGAGGCGACCGAGATCGTGCCGCGCCTTGCCGGCGTCAAGTTGATGCGCCAGTGGGCAGGCTACTATGTCTCTTCGCCCGACGCTCACCCCGTGCTTGGTCCCGTCGACGAGGCCCCGGGTTTCTTCCAGGCCAACGGCTACTCGGGACACGGCTTCATGATGGGCCCCATCGTCGGCAGACTGCTGGCCGAGTACGTCGCCGACGGCAAGCCCAGCATTGACATCGAGCACTACAACTTCCGCCGCTTCGCGCGTGGCGAGCTACTGACTGAGAAGGCAGTCATCGGCTAG
- a CDS encoding (2Fe-2S)-binding protein: protein MTRENEKTIACRCEDISVQEIKDAIHEGYADLQSLKRYVKFGLGPCQGKTCILLAAQILARETNRTLDQIMTPTTRPPVDPVPLGFFAKGKEADDEE from the coding sequence ATGACCAGAGAAAACGAGAAGACGATTGCCTGCCGGTGTGAGGACATCTCGGTGCAGGAGATCAAAGACGCCATCCACGAAGGCTATGCCGACCTGCAGTCGCTCAAGCGCTACGTCAAGTTCGGGCTCGGGCCATGCCAGGGCAAGACCTGTATCCTGCTTGCCGCACAGATCCTGGCACGCGAGACCAACCGGACGCTCGACCAGATCATGACGCCTACGACACGTCCGCCAGTCGACCCCGTTCCGCTGGGCTTTTTCGCGAAGGGCAAGGAGGCAGACGATGAGGAGTAG
- a CDS encoding ferredoxin has protein sequence MNHFETGIIDVTYLRENGFLPPEEREKKGPVAVIECIQEIPCDPCVGACKFDAITMDGINGIPHVDFVKCTGCMSCLKVCPGLAIFIQDKSKAKPSVTVPYEYLPLPVKGGTVTLLGRNGASLGSATVKFVLAADTVSRSSLISVEFDEPALCEQVRNIKVG, from the coding sequence ATGAACCACTTTGAAACGGGAATCATCGATGTTACGTATCTGCGCGAGAACGGTTTTCTCCCTCCCGAAGAGCGCGAGAAGAAGGGACCCGTCGCTGTCATCGAGTGCATCCAGGAGATCCCATGCGACCCGTGTGTCGGCGCCTGCAAGTTCGACGCCATCACAATGGACGGCATCAACGGCATCCCGCACGTGGACTTCGTGAAGTGCACGGGGTGCATGAGCTGCCTCAAGGTCTGTCCCGGGCTGGCCATCTTCATCCAGGACAAGTCGAAGGCCAAGCCTTCTGTCACCGTTCCTTACGAGTACCTGCCGCTGCCCGTCAAGGGTGGCACAGTGACACTGCTGGGTCGTAACGGAGCTTCGCTTGGAAGCGCGACGGTCAAGTTCGTGCTGGCTGCCGACACTGTCAGCAGGTCATCGCTCATTTCCGTCGAATTCGATGAGCCCGCTCTCTGTGAGCAGGTGCGCAACATCAAGGTGGGGTGA
- a CDS encoding sarcosine oxidase subunit alpha → MEDNRIATHPILAWNRGNPVYVTYDGTAITAYPEETIAMALYAAGVKQYSTSSRFYRPRGMFCAIGKCSSCMMRVDGIPNTRTCVLQVRDGMDVETQHGDGKIPDVQAAMKGVKEKNAEVLVIGGGPAGLEASLWAAKAGAHVILLDQNPQLGGQLVKQTHKFFGSAKENAGTRGITIARKLIEEVTATPNITVYRGFTAFGWFQGAVCAANQDHAVLFHPRKVIVATGAAEKMLMFKNNDMPGVFGAGAAQTLMNVYGIKPGNKVLMVGAGNVGLIVSYQLMQAGIDVVGVIEGATRVGGYLVHASKIARNGVRIMTRHTVLEAVGTDHVEAAIIAEVDEKWQPIPSTEQRIECDTICLSAGLKPSTELLEQAKLDLAYTGELGGWVAKRNWAMRTSNPDIFAAGDASGIEEASTAMMEGKIAGLQAAYDLGHMEVPAEEQKETRHNLDDLRAGPFGAKICIGLKCVEVLE, encoded by the coding sequence GTGGAAGACAATCGCATCGCCACGCATCCGATCCTTGCGTGGAACCGGGGAAACCCGGTGTACGTCACGTACGACGGCACCGCGATCACCGCCTACCCCGAGGAGACAATAGCGATGGCTCTGTATGCGGCCGGTGTGAAGCAGTACAGCACCTCCTCCCGGTTCTACCGTCCCCGGGGCATGTTCTGCGCTATCGGAAAATGCTCATCGTGCATGATGCGCGTCGACGGCATTCCAAATACGCGTACCTGCGTCCTGCAGGTCCGGGACGGGATGGACGTCGAAACCCAGCACGGTGACGGAAAGATCCCTGACGTGCAGGCTGCCATGAAGGGCGTGAAGGAGAAGAATGCAGAAGTCCTGGTCATCGGTGGCGGGCCGGCTGGTCTCGAAGCGTCCCTCTGGGCAGCCAAGGCCGGTGCGCACGTCATACTGCTGGACCAGAATCCTCAGTTGGGTGGTCAGCTGGTCAAGCAGACGCACAAGTTCTTCGGCTCGGCGAAAGAGAACGCCGGGACGCGCGGTATCACCATCGCGAGGAAGCTGATCGAGGAGGTGACGGCCACGCCCAACATCACAGTCTACCGTGGCTTCACAGCGTTTGGGTGGTTCCAGGGCGCTGTCTGTGCCGCCAACCAGGACCATGCGGTCCTCTTCCACCCCCGCAAGGTCATCGTCGCCACCGGCGCGGCCGAGAAGATGCTGATGTTCAAGAACAACGACATGCCTGGCGTCTTCGGGGCAGGAGCTGCGCAGACGCTGATGAACGTCTACGGCATCAAGCCCGGTAACAAGGTCCTGATGGTCGGCGCGGGAAACGTCGGCCTCATCGTCAGTTACCAGCTGATGCAGGCCGGCATTGACGTTGTCGGGGTCATCGAGGGCGCGACACGGGTGGGAGGGTATCTCGTCCACGCGAGCAAGATTGCCCGGAACGGCGTCCGCATCATGACGCGCCACACTGTGCTGGAAGCGGTCGGCACCGACCATGTCGAAGCGGCGATTATCGCCGAGGTTGACGAGAAGTGGCAACCGATTCCCAGTACCGAACAGCGTATCGAGTGCGACACGATCTGTCTGTCTGCGGGGCTCAAGCCTTCCACCGAACTTCTCGAGCAGGCAAAGCTGGACCTCGCCTATACGGGGGAGCTGGGCGGTTGGGTCGCCAAGCGCAACTGGGCGATGCGTACCAGCAATCCCGACATCTTTGCCGCAGGTGACGCCTCCGGCATTGAAGAGGCTTCCACCGCCATGATGGAAGGCAAGATTGCAGGACTCCAGGCCGCGTATGACCTTGGACACATGGAAGTGCCGGCCGAAGAACAGAAGGAGACCAGGCACAACCTGGATGATCTCCGTGCCGGACCGTTCGGCGCCAAGATCTGTATTGGACTCAAATGCGTCGAGGTGCTTGAATGA
- a CDS encoding branched chain amino acid ABC transporter substrate-binding protein yields the protein MRKTVSVLLVCMLAAMLFLSGCAKKTGDTGPIQIALQAPITGDYAYEGQMAKQSVEVAAELINKAGGVLGRQIEITVVDDGSNPKDSAIAAQKAVSMKVVAVIGSYGSSVTEPAIDIYEKNKMVAVGYGCTALRLTVDKQRTYFFRTCGRDDAQGLFFAKYAVETMGAKRIAIMHDNSTFAKGVAEEAKKALQPYLDAKQTEIVYYDAITPGEKDFSAAVTKLRNTKPDVWYFTGYYPEGGLVIRQARDAGLTCPFIGGNAAINDDFIKIAGLDVATGALMTQEPLVTDVTTAIAGQFRDLYQQKFNTIPSSPWPVYAADALYAIVGAIGIANSTDADAIAGAMHTYMTGVEGVTGPTLFTSQGDRKDVPYKMYEVAADGKLVVYQP from the coding sequence ATGAGAAAGACCGTATCAGTATTACTGGTTTGTATGCTTGCCGCAATGCTCTTCCTTTCCGGTTGTGCCAAGAAGACCGGAGACACCGGGCCCATCCAGATAGCGCTGCAGGCTCCTATCACTGGTGATTATGCCTATGAAGGTCAAATGGCGAAGCAGTCGGTCGAAGTTGCCGCAGAACTCATCAACAAAGCCGGCGGCGTCCTGGGACGTCAGATCGAAATCACGGTCGTGGATGACGGCTCCAACCCCAAGGACAGCGCAATCGCCGCCCAGAAGGCCGTCTCAATGAAGGTTGTCGCCGTCATCGGCAGCTACGGTTCGTCGGTCACCGAGCCGGCTATCGACATTTATGAGAAGAACAAGATGGTTGCGGTAGGCTATGGCTGCACCGCCCTCCGCCTGACCGTGGACAAGCAGCGCACTTACTTCTTCAGGACTTGCGGCCGCGACGATGCCCAAGGCCTGTTCTTTGCCAAGTACGCTGTCGAAACGATGGGTGCCAAGCGCATCGCCATCATGCACGACAACAGCACCTTCGCCAAGGGTGTCGCCGAGGAAGCCAAGAAGGCCCTCCAGCCATACCTCGATGCAAAGCAGACCGAAATCGTCTACTACGACGCCATCACTCCTGGCGAGAAGGACTTTTCGGCTGCCGTCACCAAGCTGCGCAACACCAAGCCTGACGTCTGGTACTTTACTGGCTACTATCCTGAAGGTGGTCTGGTGATCCGCCAGGCACGCGATGCTGGTCTGACCTGCCCGTTTATTGGTGGAAACGCTGCGATCAACGATGACTTCATCAAGATCGCCGGTCTTGATGTGGCCACGGGCGCTCTCATGACCCAGGAACCTCTGGTCACTGATGTCACGACCGCCATCGCTGGGCAGTTCCGCGACCTGTATCAGCAGAAGTTCAACACGATCCCATCCAGCCCGTGGCCGGTCTACGCTGCTGATGCTCTGTACGCCATTGTGGGCGCTATCGGCATAGCCAATTCGACAGATGCGGATGCCATTGCCGGCGCCATGCACACCTACATGACCGGGGTGGAAGGCGTCACCGGCCCGACCCTCTTCACTTCACAGGGTGACCGCAAAGATGTTCCCTACAAGATGTACGAGGTTGCAGCCGACGGGAAGCTTGTCGTCTATCAGCCATAG
- a CDS encoding branched-chain amino acid ABC transporter permease translates to MATFFEQLINGLTIGSFYALVALGYSMVYGVMKLINFAHGDLFALGSYLGYTLLVASSSWVTVHFGLWGGMAVAMLFAFIGIGLAGVLMERIAYRPVYPAGRLSLVVSALGMSIFLQNAVMAIWGSRPQAYPAAVVPSARFSLLGLPVTSLQVVILLLSFTLMLVIWFIVEKTTFGAAIRATALDRSTATLMGIDVRVVIFFIFALGPALGGIAGVMNGMYYRAISFNMGWTYGLKAFTATILGGIGNIPGAMIGGLLLGLMESLFAGYVSGAWKDVFVFVILIAVLLWRPTGLLGEKTAEKV, encoded by the coding sequence ATGGCCACGTTCTTCGAACAGTTGATCAATGGCCTGACCATCGGCTCGTTCTATGCACTGGTGGCATTGGGCTACTCGATGGTGTACGGTGTCATGAAACTAATCAACTTTGCCCATGGTGACCTCTTCGCCCTTGGTTCGTATCTGGGCTACACCCTTCTGGTCGCGAGTTCGTCGTGGGTGACGGTCCATTTCGGGCTCTGGGGAGGGATGGCCGTAGCGATGCTCTTTGCCTTCATCGGCATTGGCCTTGCAGGCGTCCTGATGGAACGTATTGCGTATCGCCCTGTCTATCCAGCAGGCCGGCTTTCGCTGGTCGTCTCTGCGCTCGGCATGTCCATCTTCCTGCAGAACGCCGTCATGGCCATCTGGGGCTCCCGTCCCCAAGCATATCCGGCAGCCGTCGTCCCTTCCGCACGCTTCTCCCTCCTGGGACTGCCTGTGACCAGCCTGCAGGTCGTCATCCTGCTGCTCTCGTTCACGCTCATGCTGGTCATCTGGTTCATCGTCGAGAAGACGACGTTTGGCGCAGCCATACGCGCCACTGCTCTCGACCGCAGCACTGCGACGCTGATGGGCATCGACGTCCGCGTCGTCATCTTCTTCATCTTCGCTCTGGGCCCCGCCCTCGGCGGCATCGCCGGCGTCATGAATGGCATGTACTACCGTGCCATCAGCTTCAACATGGGCTGGACCTACGGCCTCAAAGCGTTCACCGCCACCATCCTGGGCGGCATCGGCAACATCCCGGGCGCCATGATCGGCGGGTTGCTGCTGGGACTCATGGAATCACTGTTTGCCGGCTACGTCAGTGGAGCCTGGAAAGACGTCTTCGTCTTCGTCATCCTCATCGCTGTTCTCCTTTGGCGGCCGACCGGGCTGCTGGGCGAGAAGACCGCGGAAAAGGTCTAA
- a CDS encoding branched-chain amino acid ABC transporter permease, translated as MGIAESILKRVGLGANKPSGDQPVAFWSRNRGWLLLAITGAVFAAYPFLPFITDYWIDVAFFVGIYALLGLSLNIVLGEVGLFDLGHTAFYAIGAYVTAILNTTMHLPIIVLLPLSALIAAGFAYLVTSPVIHLKGDYLCIVTIGIGEIVRLTMINNPFNLTGGPNGINGIGGPSLFGLAINSSTQFYFYTWIIIGVIVFGLIRLQHSRIGRAWNYIREDATAAEASGVDVRSYKLLAFVLGAALAGMAGNIYASKQMSVSPQSFTFIESSLLFCIVLLGGLGSIPGSILGAAVVVVFPEVFRQFASYRLLFFGLALMLMMIFRPGGIWPRKREGTGLDGLGIRGLPKNDEDLIPLGKPDPAILKPADTAVVKGVRLPPVTVPMDEGMLLQTHGTTLKFGGLTAVNNFDLNVRTGKITSLIGPNGAGKTTLFNMITGIYKPTSGQIDFLGRDITGLKPHTIISYGIARTFQNIRLFPSLTCIENIMSGPHCHARSGTWAAVMHTVAEVREERDIVATAAYRLDQVGLWKYRNELAKNLPYGKQRYLEIARALATAPHLLILDEPSSGLNDKESEDLMVLLQALVKEGFTLLLIEHDMQVVMGISNWVAVMDMGQKIAEGLPKDVYNNQRVIEAYLGKEDD; from the coding sequence ATGGGAATCGCAGAGAGCATCCTCAAGCGCGTCGGTTTGGGAGCGAACAAGCCCTCCGGCGACCAGCCCGTCGCATTCTGGTCCAGGAACCGTGGTTGGCTCCTCTTGGCCATCACCGGGGCCGTGTTCGCCGCATATCCGTTCCTGCCGTTCATTACGGACTACTGGATTGACGTCGCCTTCTTCGTGGGCATCTACGCACTGCTTGGCCTCAGTCTCAACATTGTTCTCGGCGAGGTCGGCCTGTTCGATCTGGGGCACACTGCGTTCTATGCCATCGGCGCCTATGTCACAGCCATCCTGAACACGACCATGCACCTGCCCATCATCGTGCTGTTGCCACTAAGTGCCCTGATCGCCGCGGGCTTCGCCTACCTGGTGACATCACCCGTCATCCACCTGAAAGGCGATTACCTGTGCATCGTGACCATCGGCATCGGCGAGATCGTGCGTCTGACGATGATCAACAACCCCTTCAACCTGACAGGAGGGCCAAACGGCATCAACGGCATCGGCGGACCCAGCCTTTTCGGGCTGGCCATCAACTCGTCGACGCAATTCTATTTCTACACCTGGATCATCATCGGGGTCATCGTCTTCGGCCTGATACGCCTGCAGCACTCCCGCATCGGCAGAGCCTGGAACTACATCCGTGAGGATGCGACTGCGGCTGAGGCAAGTGGTGTGGACGTGCGTTCCTACAAGTTGCTGGCCTTCGTCCTGGGCGCCGCGCTTGCCGGCATGGCAGGCAACATCTACGCCTCCAAGCAGATGTCTGTCTCACCGCAGAGCTTCACCTTCATCGAATCCTCGCTGCTCTTCTGCATCGTGCTGCTGGGTGGCCTTGGCTCCATCCCCGGCAGTATCCTGGGGGCAGCCGTGGTCGTCGTGTTCCCCGAGGTCTTCCGTCAGTTCGCCAGTTACCGTCTACTGTTCTTTGGACTGGCGCTCATGCTGATGATGATCTTCCGCCCGGGGGGCATCTGGCCGCGCAAGAGGGAAGGCACTGGGCTGGACGGTCTGGGTATCCGAGGGCTCCCCAAGAATGACGAAGACCTCATCCCGCTGGGCAAGCCCGATCCCGCCATCCTCAAGCCGGCCGACACAGCCGTCGTCAAAGGAGTGAGACTTCCACCCGTGACCGTGCCCATGGACGAGGGAATGCTGCTGCAGACACACGGTACCACCCTGAAGTTCGGCGGGCTGACCGCGGTGAACAACTTCGACCTGAACGTACGCACCGGCAAGATCACCTCGCTCATCGGACCCAACGGGGCCGGCAAGACGACACTGTTCAACATGATTACGGGCATCTACAAACCAACGTCGGGACAGATCGACTTCCTGGGACGCGACATCACCGGTCTCAAGCCCCATACCATCATCAGCTACGGGATCGCCCGTACCTTCCAGAACATCCGGCTGTTTCCGTCGTTGACCTGTATCGAGAACATCATGTCTGGTCCCCACTGTCATGCGCGGTCCGGGACATGGGCCGCCGTCATGCACACGGTCGCCGAAGTCCGAGAGGAACGGGACATCGTTGCCACAGCTGCCTACCGCCTCGACCAGGTGGGCCTGTGGAAATACCGCAACGAACTGGCCAAGAACCTGCCCTACGGGAAGCAGCGCTACCTGGAGATCGCCCGCGCACTGGCGACTGCTCCCCACCTTCTGATTCTGGACGAGCCCTCCTCTGGACTCAACGACAAGGAAAGTGAGGACTTGATGGTCCTGTTGCAAGCCCTTGTCAAGGAGGGATTCACGCTGCTGCTCATCGAGCATGACATGCAGGTCGTCATGGGCATCTCGAACTGGGTTGCCGTCATGGACATGGGGCAGAAGATCGCCGAAGGCCTGCCAAAGGACGTCTACAACAACCAGCGCGTCATCGAAGCATATCTTGGCAAGGAGGATGACTGA
- a CDS encoding ABC transporter ATP-binding protein yields MATVLAVKNLVVNYGAVQALKGIDVELGEHDIVAVLGANGAGKTTLLKSISRIQTIKGGTIEYKGKDLVTVPAFRLAGLGISHVPEGRHVFATLTTEENLNLGAYGVRNMPAGKELQKTKEWIFDLFPILKERRKQFAGTLSGGEQQMLAIGRGLISKPHVLLLDEPSLGLAPIIVQEIFRVIRQIHEEEGVSILLVEQNARKALGVARYGYILELGKIAIEGDACDLKNDERVRAAYLGGSKVTC; encoded by the coding sequence ATGGCGACAGTCCTGGCCGTCAAGAACCTTGTCGTCAACTATGGAGCCGTACAGGCCCTCAAGGGGATCGATGTCGAGCTGGGCGAGCACGATATCGTCGCCGTGCTCGGCGCAAATGGGGCAGGCAAGACGACGCTGCTCAAGTCCATCTCCCGCATCCAGACCATCAAGGGAGGCACCATCGAATACAAGGGAAAGGACCTTGTCACGGTGCCCGCCTTTCGTCTCGCCGGACTGGGCATTTCCCATGTGCCCGAGGGCAGACACGTCTTTGCCACCCTGACGACGGAGGAAAACCTGAACCTGGGCGCCTACGGCGTCCGCAACATGCCGGCCGGCAAAGAACTGCAGAAGACCAAAGAATGGATCTTCGACCTCTTCCCTATCCTCAAGGAACGGCGCAAGCAGTTCGCGGGGACACTCTCGGGCGGCGAACAGCAGATGCTGGCCATCGGGCGCGGGCTCATCTCCAAGCCCCACGTCTTGTTGCTCGACGAACCCTCACTGGGACTTGCCCCCATCATCGTCCAGGAGATCTTCCGGGTCATCCGTCAGATCCACGAGGAAGAGGGTGTCTCCATCCTCCTGGTGGAACAGAATGCCCGTAAGGCGTTGGGTGTGGCACGTTATGGCTATATCCTGGAACTTGGCAAGATCGCCATCGAGGGCGACGCCTGCGACCTCAAGAACGACGAGCGCGTCCGCGCCGCATACCTTGGGGGCTCCAAAGTCACTTGCTGA
- a CDS encoding aldehyde:ferredoxin oxidoreductase has product MRQAHKVLATYSFTPGGVRAGYTDRRLYINLTTNVIEERAIDPMVKEKFTGGRGYGLYYLWQAVKPTTHWNDPENELIFCAGPLTGITQYPGAGKMHSVTISPETGVPVDNNGGGYLAPYMKFSGFDAIEVQGKAEEDVIIFIDGNKGLVTIETAPEEPDNSCDLPEVLHEMYADGAGDRKNVSVAVSGTGAEHSLLGLIHISYWDAKRNHTRLKQLARGGPGTVFRDKKIKALVVHFAGTTPLINNPADLGPIKTAGARMNKEILTLDHTHSRMREIGTANTVEILDKVDVLPVKNFKFGSDARTVDIRSDVWFRLISQDMPDGCWLGCTMSCAHGIDTVQLKTGPLKGQKVLIDGPEYETVGGLGSNTGSFDPLFVAEASFYCDYYGIDLVGFATTLAFLMECYENGIINKEITGGLDLHFGSDMDALELIHRLGEGRGFGLVAGLGVHRLKKLLTEQYHANADFLNDIGMEIKGMEVSEYMSKDSLAQQAGYAMATKGPQHDEAWLIFMDQVKGQLPTFDDKAEALSFFPLFRTWFSLMGLCKLPWNDSEPRDNRDKYTGMQAAKIPEHIENYLLLYRGMTGIALDLDGLLAQSKRVYDFQRVFNLRMGQGTRKDDWMPYRGMGPVTEEEYLSRQERYEKQLTEAAHVDIASMSLQQKMAALREYRESQYRQLQDAVYARRGWDADGVPTLGTLRNDGIDFPELTELVEQHTHEE; this is encoded by the coding sequence ATGCGACAGGCACACAAGGTCTTGGCGACGTATTCGTTTACGCCGGGAGGCGTGCGTGCCGGCTACACGGACCGCAGGTTGTACATCAATCTGACGACGAATGTCATCGAGGAACGTGCCATTGACCCAATGGTCAAGGAGAAATTCACGGGAGGGCGTGGCTACGGGCTGTACTACCTCTGGCAGGCGGTCAAACCGACGACGCACTGGAATGACCCCGAAAATGAACTGATCTTCTGCGCCGGACCGCTCACTGGCATCACACAGTATCCCGGTGCCGGAAAAATGCACTCTGTGACAATCTCTCCAGAGACAGGAGTCCCCGTCGACAACAATGGCGGCGGCTACCTGGCTCCGTACATGAAGTTCTCAGGTTTCGACGCGATCGAAGTACAGGGCAAGGCTGAGGAGGATGTCATCATCTTCATCGATGGCAACAAAGGCCTCGTCACCATCGAGACCGCCCCTGAGGAACCCGACAACAGCTGCGACCTGCCAGAAGTCCTGCATGAGATGTATGCTGATGGCGCCGGCGATCGCAAGAACGTCAGTGTCGCAGTCTCAGGCACCGGGGCGGAGCACTCACTCCTCGGCCTCATCCATATCAGCTACTGGGATGCCAAACGAAACCACACACGCCTCAAGCAGCTGGCACGAGGGGGACCGGGGACTGTTTTCAGAGACAAGAAGATCAAGGCTCTTGTCGTCCATTTTGCCGGAACGACTCCCCTTATCAACAATCCAGCTGACCTGGGACCTATCAAGACCGCCGGTGCACGGATGAACAAGGAGATCCTGACGCTCGATCATACCCACAGCAGGATGCGCGAGATCGGAACTGCCAACACAGTCGAAATCCTTGACAAGGTCGATGTTCTTCCAGTCAAGAACTTCAAGTTCGGCTCGGACGCCAGAACAGTCGACATCAGGAGCGACGTGTGGTTCCGCCTCATCAGTCAGGACATGCCCGATGGCTGCTGGCTGGGATGCACCATGTCATGCGCCCATGGCATCGACACCGTTCAACTGAAGACAGGGCCTCTCAAGGGTCAGAAGGTGCTCATCGACGGGCCCGAATACGAGACGGTGGGTGGGCTGGGTTCCAACACGGGTAGTTTCGACCCACTGTTTGTCGCCGAGGCCAGCTTCTACTGTGACTACTACGGTATCGACCTGGTAGGCTTTGCCACGACGCTCGCCTTTCTCATGGAGTGCTATGAGAATGGCATCATCAACAAGGAAATCACGGGTGGGCTCGATCTGCACTTCGGCAGTGACATGGACGCTCTCGAGCTGATTCATCGGCTCGGTGAGGGTCGTGGCTTCGGCCTGGTCGCCGGCTTGGGCGTTCACAGACTCAAGAAGCTCCTGACCGAACAATACCATGCCAACGCCGACTTCCTGAATGACATCGGCATGGAGATCAAGGGAATGGAAGTCTCGGAGTACATGTCCAAGGACTCGCTGGCCCAGCAGGCGGGATACGCCATGGCTACCAAGGGTCCGCAGCACGACGAGGCGTGGCTCATTTTCATGGATCAGGTCAAGGGTCAACTGCCAACGTTCGACGACAAGGCTGAAGCTCTCTCCTTCTTCCCGCTTTTCCGGACCTGGTTCTCGCTCATGGGTCTGTGCAAGCTCCCCTGGAACGATTCCGAGCCGCGTGACAACCGTGACAAATACACGGGCATGCAGGCCGCCAAGATCCCCGAACACATTGAGAACTATCTTCTACTCTACAGGGGCATGACGGGTATCGCGCTCGACCTTGACGGACTGCTTGCACAGAGCAAGCGTGTGTATGACTTCCAGCGCGTCTTCAACCTGCGCATGGGCCAGGGGACCCGTAAGGACGACTGGATGCCCTATCGTGGCATGGGCCCGGTTACCGAAGAGGAATACCTGTCCCGCCAGGAACGCTACGAGAAGCAGTTGACCGAGGCCGCACACGTCGATATCGCAAGCATGAGCCTTCAGCAAAAAATGGCCGCTCTACGCGAGTACCGTGAGTCGCAGTACCGTCAGCTTCAGGACGCGGTGTATGCACGGCGCGGCTGGGATGCCGACGGGGTACCAACACTGGGCACACTCAGGAATGACGGCATCGACTTCCCTGAGTTGACCGAACTCGTGGAGCAGCACACACACGAGGAATAG
- a CDS encoding thioredoxin family protein — protein MRIEILGSGCARCHGLEANVRKALETLGKDAEVVDVTDIRQIMAYGVMSTPALVIDGKVITTGRVLSPEEAGKAIIGAGA, from the coding sequence ATGCGTATCGAGATTCTGGGTTCTGGCTGCGCGCGCTGCCACGGACTTGAAGCAAACGTCCGCAAGGCGCTGGAAACGCTTGGCAAGGATGCCGAGGTCGTGGACGTGACCGATATCCGGCAGATCATGGCGTACGGTGTGATGTCCACGCCCGCACTTGTCATCGACGGCAAGGTCATCACGACTGGCAGGGTGCTATCGCCCGAGGAAGCAGGGAAGGCCATCATCGGCGCTGGCGCCTGA